The following are encoded together in the Penicillium digitatum chromosome 3, complete sequence genome:
- a CDS encoding Arginine metabolism regulation protein iii, protein MPSKPEIRKTPQLGSEELVPFDHAAAGHEGVRCTTSGALIAKPCTRQEVEFYESSALHPAIQEFMPLYIGSLSSSPQQQPLAIAVARGSSVLPLPDSGDKATDFSLPAHPPSHTTAAHEDGAAPTKEEAAWVPSGGKEIDTGLSVVLENIACGFRRPNVLDVKLGARLWADDAPLEKRKKLDAVSMETTSSSLGYRIAGMKVWTGHNGETDEGDRTDPYATKDEGAEGERGEVIEKDGYRRYDKWYGRSFNKDNVKQGFGTFLAGAKAGKIDRSKMVAQRLARELKDLQLVIEAEESRMYSASVLVVYEGDIEAMERAIEEEQKVPAPRSQEDEAEAEDDDEFELPEETLELVNVHLGDGTPQQAINISIDPETMPLPDDDDDEEDEIPKVHALRLIDFAHASWTPGQGPDENLLKGVRSLVKVFEELAE, encoded by the exons ATGCCCTCGAAACCAGAAATTCGAAAGACACCACAGCTAGGCAGTGAGGAGCTGGTTCCTTTTGACCACGCTGCTGCTGGACA TGAAGGCGTTCGCTGTACGACCTCTGGCGCGCTGATCGCAAAACCGTGCACGCGGCAGGAGGTAGAATTCTACGAATCCAGCGCGCTCCACCCAGCAATCCAGGAGTTTATGCCCCTCTACATTGGATCCCTCTCATCTTCCCCGCAACAGCAACCGCTGGCGATTGCTGTCGCCCGAGGATCTAGCGTCCTGCCCCTCCCCGACTCTGGCGACAAAGCCACCGATTTCTCCCTTCCTGCCCATCCGCCGTCACACACAACCGCCGCGCACGAAGACGGCGCTGCCCCCACCAAGGAGGAAGCAGCATGGGTGCCCTCTGGAGGCAAGGAAATTGATACTGGCTTGTCAGTCGTGTTGGAGAACATCGCATGTGGGTTCCGGCGGCCGAACGTGCTAGACGTTAAGCTCGGCGCGCGTTTATGGGCCGACGATGCGCCGCTCGAGAAGCGGAAGAAGCTTGATGCCGTCTCTATGGAAACTACCAGCTCTAGCCTTGGATATCGCATCGCGGGCATGAAAGTCTGGACTGGCCACAATGGGGAGACTGATGAAGGTGACCGAACAGATCCTTATGCTACGAAAGATGAGGGCGCAGAGGGCGAAAGGGGCGAAGTCATCGAGAAGGATGGTTATCGCCGCTACGACAAGTGGTACGGTCGCTCTTTCAATAAGGATAATGTCAAGCAGGGCTTTGGAACTTTCCTTGCTGGCGCAAAGGCGGGCAAGATAGACCGATCAAAGATGGTTGCCCAGCGCTTGGCAAGGGAATTGAAAGATCTGCAGCTGGTTATTGAAGCCGAAGAGAGCCGGATGTACTCCGCAAGTGTGCTAGTGGTCTACGAAGGGGATATTGAAGCGATGGAGCGTGCAATTGAAGAGGAACAGAAAGTCCCAGCGCCCCGTTCCCAGGAAGACGAAGCCGAAGCCGAAGACGATGACGAATTTGAACTACCCGAAGAAACTTTGGAGCTGGTCAATGTCCATCTTGGTGATGGGACGCCTCAACAGGCTATCAACATCAGCATTGATCCCGAAACTATGCCATTGCccgacgatgacgatgacgaagagGACGAAATTCCTAAAGTACACGCTCTCCGCCTGATTGATTTTGCACATGCCAGCTGGACCCCTGGTCAGGGACCCGATGAGAATCTTCTCAAGGGTGTGCGCAGCCTGGTGAAGGTCTTCGAGGAACTGGCAGAGTGA
- a CDS encoding Argonaute complex, subunit Arb1, with protein MDDIPKPTCEGNRSTVAQSLNFCLSDKPTKPTEAMAGDSAAANLDPTIPDQEHGEAAKEGSLTSSPESVSKPRRSSAQYASVHLIDSAMFAKSELKKSEVASKTEHNAEESLVDSNKEFNMRVIKVPAKADLGHGLPKENDFAVVPKEPESTAATSNAKNNAVSEIGPKVGFKHDPDEEKFLANVELDVDTSSKKKKNKKRPKSQRGVNAPSGFEPFYADAPMTPMEFEDNKTIYDPALPILDRLDEGIKRFLYKRRLEPYRRKIFLKYLQYGGVSVGPNHSQGVTPSELKEMTKEEAMQARCNTAIFPKRGKPYPISFNDVAAGYLTGFYMGYYNPDTEEEIKVCTDTMKNFFSYLLYHNVCPEQTEDLEEARKTCDRATKELWMNQQLVHHQGPGDFNRGCSLLFGGYYFEEVDDPEAWTNVRYADQKVFTSEMARKVVKYAVAIAGNDRTAHKFKILAERDMIEAKQVPDIDGFEIIAAEEPTEEIITYYRELCPDLAPVGKIRAKEFRDPARGPFDLAPWEKVDWDAGFAPTYEFEFLVEAHMLAHILPGMKIISDVFETNYGQHYFDEILSVLPSFYKFMYNDWIMDYVEPMPINFIPNEEEVARRRAQESIMRPPEPTPAEWAMHMLTHELDFHLQPGQDPMVAVWQIIHTLEAFGWDLEDVKDLMGLVDPNTRKGKEKLMEREQSRTRLSNETHNIPFDETPKEALDRTINDFQSPEKIKPVIAPEVIAKFLKQKKEQRDKE; from the exons ATGGATGATATTCCTAAGCCTACATGTGAAGGCAACCGGTCTACAGTTGCTCAGTCACTGAACTTCTGTCTCTCTGACAAGCCTACGAAGCCTACGGAGGCTATGGCTGGCGACAGTGCCGCTGCCAACCTTGACCCCACCATTCCGGACCAAGAGCATGGCGAAGCTGCCAAGGAAGGATCATTAACTTCCTCTCCGGAGTCGGTCTCTAAACCGCGTCGATCATCCGCTCAGTACGCCAGTGTTCATTTAATTGACTCGGCTATGTTTGCAAAGTCTGAGCTGAAGAAGTCAGAAGTTGCATCCAAGACTGAGCACAAT GCTGAGGAGTCTTTGGTCGATTCCAACAAGGAATTTAACATGCGTGTTATCAAGGTTCCAGCTAAGGCTGACCTTGGACACGGTTTGCCGAAAGAAAATGATTTTGCTGTCGTTCCAAAGGAGCCAGAAAGTACTGCAGCCACTTCTAACGCAAAGAACAATGCAGTATCGGAGATTGGGCCTAAGGTTGGATTCAAGCATGATCCCGACGAGGAAAAATTTCTTGCAAACGTTGAACTTGACGTTGAtacttcttcaaagaagaagaagaataagaAGCGCCCCAAGAGCCAGAGAGGAGTG AATGCACCCTCGGGGTTTGAGCCATTCTATGCCGATGCACCCATGACCCCGATGGAGTTCGAGGATAACAAGACCATCTATGATCC TGCTTTACCCATTCTTGA TCGACTTGACGAAGGCATCAAGCGCTTCTTGTACAAGCGACGCCTTGAGCCCTACAGACGCAAGATTTTTCTCAAGTATCTACAGTACGGCGGTGTCAGCGTCGGCCCCAATCATTCCCAGGGAGTGACTCCTTCGGAATTGAAGGAAATGACCAAGGAAGAGGCAATGCAAGCGCGCTGCAACACGGCCATCTTTCCCAAGAGGGGAAAACCATATCCAATCTCCTTCAACGATGTTGCTGCTGGCTATTT GACTGGGTTCTACATGGGCTACTACAACCCGGATACCGAGGAGGAGATCAAAGTGTGCACTGACACAATGAAAAATTTCTTTTCTTACCTGCTCTACCACAATGTTTGCCCTGAGCAGACTGAGGATCTTGAGGAAGCCCGAAAGACCTGTGATCGGGCTACCAAGGAGTTGTGGATGAACCAGCAACTTGTGCACCACCAAGGCCCTGGGGATTTCAACCGCGGCTGTTCCTTGCTATTCGGTGGCTATTACTTCGAGGAAGTGGATGACCCCGAGGCTTGGACGAACGTTCGATATGCTGACCAAAAGGTTTTCACTTCTGAAATGGCTCGCAAGGTCGTCAAATATGCCGTTGCAATTGCCGGGAATGATCGGACTGCTCACAAATTCAAGATTCTCGCTGAGAGGGACATGATCGAAGCCAAACAGGTTCCAGACATCGATGGCTTTGAGATCATCGCTGCAGAGGAACCTACTGAGGAAATCATCACATACTACAGAGAGCTGTGCCCCGATCTCGCCCCAGTGGGCAAGATTCGAGCCAAGGAATTCCGTGATCCTGCCAGAGGTCCCTTTGACCTTGCTCCCTGGGAGAAAGTCGATTGGGATGCTGGTTTTGCCCCAACTTACGAGTTTGAATTTTTAGTCGAAGCTCATATGTTGGCCCATATCTTGCCCGGAATGAAGATTATCTCAGACGTCTTTGAGACCAACTACGGCCAGCACTACTTCGATGAAATTCTGTCAGTCTTGCCAAGTTTCTACAAGTTCATGTACAATGACTGGATAATGGACTACGTGGAGCCTATGCCTATCAACTTTATCCCCAACGAGGAGGAAGTCGCACGCCGCCGCGCACAGGAGTCCATCATGCGTCCTCCTGAGCCCACCCCTGCTGAGTGGGCTATGCACATGCTGACACACGAGTTGGACTTTCATCTCCAGCCTGGACAGGATCCCATGGTCGCTGTTTGGCAAATAATCCATACCCTTGAAGCCTTCGGCTGGGACTTGGAGGATGTCAAAGACTTGATGGGCTTGGTAGATCCAAATACGCGGAAAGGCAAGGAGAAGTTGATGGAGAGAGAGCAGTCCCGCACGCGCCTGAGCAATGAGACCCACAACATTCCCTTTGATGAGACCCCCAAGGAGGCCCTTGATCGGACTATCAATGATTTCCAGAGTCCGGAAAAGATCAAGCCCGTCATCGCGCCGGAGGTCATCGCCAAGTTTCTCAAGCAGAAAAAGGAGCAGCGAGACAAGGAGTAG
- a CDS encoding putative quinone oxidoreductase — translation MFRSLLRSSLRFIGLRNHIVPPSVNQFIPIRNMSIPTTMKAVVVEQTGGPEVLQYKTSYPVPTPQAGQLLVRNNISGVNYIDTYFRTGLYPAPKPEILGREGAGVVAAVGPGTSGFQVGDRVAWLSTGGYAEYTAVPVALTAKIPEGISDEDIMASFLSGLTVLSFVKETYPVQKGDWVLLHAAAGGAGFLMTQILKILGAKVIGTAGGPEKCALVKSLGADVVIDYRSVEDKNWVRKVKEATGGRGVDVVYDSVGKDTWEGSLEAVKRKGTIVWFGNASGPVPPLPLAKLTPKCVKIARPSLFGYIQTREEFESYTNELFSLLKSGQLKTKIHKIYPLEDIAQVHKDLEGRKTMGKPLLRP, via the exons ATGTTTCGCTCTCTTCTACGTAGTAGTCTTCGTTTCATAGGACTTCGCAATCACATTGTCCCTCCATCAGTGAACCAATTCATTCCAATCCGCAACATGTCTATCCCAACAACCATGAAGGCTGTAGTGGTCGAGCAGACCGGCGGTCCTGAAGTGCTGCAATACAAGACCTCATACCCAGTTCCTACACCACAAGCAGGACAGCTGCTAGTGCGCAACAACATTTCCGGCGTTAACTATATCGACACCTACTTCCGGACGGGCCTATACCCCGCGCCCAAGCCCGAGATCTTAGGCCGCGAGGGCGCTGGTGTTGTCGCTGCTGTCGGTCCCGGGACTTCTGGATTTCAGGTCGGTGATCGGGTTGCATGGTTGTCTACTGGTGGGTATGCCGAGTACACTGCAGTACCAGTGGCCCTGACTGCTAAGATCCCCGAGGGAATCAGTGATGAGGATATCATGGCGTCGTTCCTGAGCGGTTTGACAGTGCTTTCTTTCGTAAAGGAGACTTACCCTGTGCAGAAGGGCGATTGGGTTCTTCTTCATGCTGCGGCTGGTGGTGCTGGCTTCCTTATGACGCAGATTTTGAAGATTTTGGGTGCCAAGGTCATTGGTACTGCTGGCGGCCCAGAGAAGTGTGCGCTTGTGAAGAGCCTCGGTGCCGATGTGGTGATTGATTATCGCAGTGTGGAAGATAAGAACTGGGTCAGAAAGGTGAAGGAAGCTACTGGTGGTCGTGGTGTCGATGTTGTCTACGATTCTGTCGGCAAAGATACCTGGGAGGGAAGCTTGGAGGCTGTCAAGCGTAAGGGTACTATCGTCTGGTTTGGCAATGCTAGCGGACCTGTGCCCCCGCTTCCTCTTGC GAAACTTACCCCCAAGTGTGTCAAAATTGCTCGCCCGTCACTCTTCGGGTACATTCAGACTCGCGAAGAGTTCGAATCCTACACCAATGAGCTGTTCAGCCTACTGAAATCGGGCCAGCTCAAGACTAAAATCCACAAAATCTATCCCCTGGAGGACATTGCTCAGGTTCACAAG GATCTGGAAGGCCGGAAGACCATGGGAAAGCCACTGCTCAGACCTTAA
- a CDS encoding protein related to ser/arg-related nuclear matrix protein, with amino-acid sequence MAPSGSSRRAQSQWPPAPCVEEEPQSLSKELNGLSKLGDKPGVDGVHTRGAVNQYPIIVYASSPPPLSTSPASVPSVPELGSASSDESSGPMTPPPQEPTFRNTVRFATDETPKRTLPSIASQPRGPPSRPLAQQQPTRDLNTQREPQPPSHHWNGNSSRHMPPTQKKSGSRGPIAPDRSGDQAPMHDKDYVQPVKTSIDRSNSVRQVPSTTRQMKECFRREPSSGYLSDSTMATTCNRSPSNQPQVPVSTAPRSALPNGPTIAERIEEKLRQRQEQRDLGTLSAPKAQRMPTTAKPVKPSPLNTSLPPPPPPPDPASASVSHPPSRAPQPVPAQRTQQEVPPASRARATSVTVPPTRSMSASRYSSRPSSEVTKSTSTQIATQLNPDGSLAHPAPPRPSGTSPQRPDSVGLGLSPCPRTIAVAGYQDWYTLKGLTHLDICPSCMSQIAHSRYCDYFIPSLSKPAGQKTRCAFANAWTRLAWTQMIKKQHDSLELLYQMTRPPPGTRPCSGRIVAEQYWHRIYDPKTGSDLSGFHVCSSCARNIRILMPCHRETFQPSSEPTERVCDFVTSSPRFVKFIDLLDASASCAESDSSCTRRPDTREFLTYARRKVMLRDCRRDRPALGTWHFIPSLPEMCVCEDCYDEVVWPLARSNHPIACMVTTKLRILPGDGPGRTREASCQLYSPRMRAKFREAVVRDDLELLRSVAQRRAEAERRFLDRREELLIAQSKGYNCDEEMRKAVGEWRRWE; translated from the coding sequence ATGGCCCCCTCTGGAAGCTCTCGACGAGCGCAATCGCAATGGCCTCCAGCGCCCTGCGTTGAGGAAGAGCCCCAGTCTCTCTCAAAGGAGCTAAACGGTCTCTCCAAGCTCGGAGATAAACCGGGGGTTGACGGTGTTCATACAAGAGGGGCTGTCAATCAGTATCCCATCATAGTCTACGCCAGCTCGCCCCCTCCACTGTCTACCTCCCCCGCCAGTGTTCCCAGTGTGCCTGAACTCGGGAGTGCATCTTCGGATGAAAGTTCAGGGCCAATGACACCACCTCCTCAAGAGCCGACCTTCCGGAATACCGTCAGGTTTGCGACGGATGAAACGCCAAAACGTACGCTGCCCTCAATTGCAAGCCAACCACGCGGCCCACCATCTCGGCCCCTCGCTCAACAACAGCCCACCCGAGATCTTAATACACAGCGGGAGCCCCAACCACCATCTCATCACTGGAATGGCAACTCTAGCAGACACATGCCACCAACTCAAAAAAAGTCTGGCTCCCGTGGACCGATTGCGCCGGATCGCAGTGGTGATCAAGCTCCCATGCATGACAAGGACTATGTACAGCCAGTCAAGACATCCATTGATCGATCGAACAGTGTTAGACAAGTCCCTTCAACAACACGACAAATGAAAGAATGTTTTCGACGCGAGCCTAGCTCGGGATACTTGTCCGATTCGACCATGGCCACCACATGCAACAGATCACCCTCAAATCAGCCCCAGGTGCCTGTTTCCACAGCCCCTAGATCAGCTCTGCCAAATGGGCCCACCATCGCAGAACGAATTGAGGAGAAACTTCGCCAACGACAAGAGCAGCGGGACCTGGGGACTCTGTCGGCCCCGAAGGCACAGCGAATGCCCACAACTGCGAAGCCTGTTAAACCGAGTCCTCTCAACACCTCTCtgccacctccacctccacctcctgATCCTGCCTCTGCTTCGGTATCACACCCCCCTTCGCGTGCGCCTCAGCCTGTCCCTGCCCAGCGAACACAGCAGGAAGTGCCCCCTGCCTCGCGTGCCCGCGCGACATCAGTAACAGTGCCCCCCACGCGGTCGATGTCTGCATCTCGCTATTCCTCACGACCATCGTCTGAGGTTACCAAGTCTACATCAACTCAAATTGCAACTCAACTCAACCCCGACGGGTCATTGGCTCACCCCGCACCTCCTAGGCCCTCAGGCACATCACCACAGCGCCCCGACTCAGTCGGTCTGGGCCTCTCTCCATGCCCACGAACCATCGCCGTAGCAGGCTACCAAGACTGGTATACGCTCAAAGGCCTCACCCACCTGGACATCTGCCCATCCTGCATGAGTCAAATCGCGCACTCCCGCTATTGCGACTACTTCATCCCAAGCCTCTCAAAACCAGCCGGGCAAAAGACACGATGCGCCTTCGCCAACGCATGGACCCGTCTCGCATGGACCCAGATGATTAAAAAGCAACACGACAGCCTAGAGCTCCTGTACCAAATGACACGCCCACCTCCCGGCACACGCCCCTGTTCAGGCCGCATCGTCGCTGAACAATACTGGCACCGCATCTACGACCCCAAAACCGGCAGCGACCTCTCGGGCTTCCACGTCTGCAGTAGTTGCGCGCGCAATATCCGCATCCTCATGCCCTGTCACCGTGAAACTTTCCAACCGAGCTCAGAGCCCACGGAGCGTGTCTGCGATTTCGTCACATCCAGTCCGCGGTTCGTGAAATTCATCGATCTCCTCGATGCATCTGCCTCCTGTGCTGAATCTGACTCCTCATGTACTCGCCGTCCGGATACGCGTGAGTTTCTCACCTACGCGCGGCGCAAGGTCATGCTGCGTGATTGTCGTCGTGATAGGCCTGCTCTTGGTACGTGGCACTTTATCCCATCGCTGCCAGAGATGTGTGTCTGCGAAGACTGCTACGATGAGGTTGTCTGGCCTCTGGCAAGATCGAATCATCCTATTGCATGCATGGTCACGACGAAATTGCGGATCTTGCCTGGTGATGGGCCTGGTCGGACCCGTGAGGCGAGCTGTCAGCTTTACTCGCCGCGCATGCGGGCGAAGTTCCGGGAAGCAGTTGTGCGGGATGATTTGGAGTTGTTGCGGTCTGTTGCGCAGAGGAGGGCTGAGGCTGAGAGGCGGTTTCTTGATCGGAGGGAGGAGCTATTGATTGCTCAGTCGAAGGGGTATAATTGTGATGAGGAGATGAGGAAGGCTGTTGGTGAATGGAGAAGGTGGGAGTGA
- a CDS encoding mRNA cleavage factor complex II protein Clp1, putative → MSLPGLELTQPSEERSQAPAPPSQINLTPGSEWRFEVAFGHVIKVKLLNGTAELFGTELAESQTYTFTGTKAAIFTWHGCTLEVSAAETVSNPSDGVTPTVGHGAGGCQSEYTAEETPMVEYANVHFALETMREEAQSIGKDGPRVLLLGSENTGKTSLAKILTAYATKIGRQPLVVNLDPTEGMLGVPGTLTATAFRTILDVEDGWGSSPMSGPSPVPVKLPLVYSYPMQSPLDGEGAVYRPVVSRLALSVTGRMAEDEDARETGIIVDTPGILGTDKPGTMDLINHIVTEFSITTILVLGSERLYSTVARQYDNKPTSSATATVFDEHISVVKLSKSGGCADRDEAFRKATRESQIRSYFFGNPIPSSSPSSAITLSPHAQQLDFASLPVYNYTVSSADDEDEDEYDPSQLGTGDSFLPGGGGMDDYTPQETKPDLDRAAPLPGVVGSFSESADHANFNVNGSVPLKKVLPPAPSALANTLLAITHAPATASPTEVRDASIMGFLYVADVDADKGKIRVLAPVGGRMPPRAIIWAKRWPGELVGLVG, encoded by the exons ATGTCGCTCCCGGGTCTCGAGCTAACACAGCCATCGGAAGAAAGATCGCAGGCACCGGCGCCACCATCGCAGATCAACCTGACCCCAGGCTCGGAGTGGCGGTTTGAGGTTGCGTTTGGACATGTTATCAAAGTTAAG CTTCTCAATGGTACCGCCGAACTCTTCGGAACAGAGCTTGCCGAATCCCAAACCTACACATTCACCGGCACAAAAGCGGCAATCTTCACATGGCATGGCTGTACACTCGAAGTCAGCGCAGCGGAGACAGTATCAAATCCCTCTGATGGAGTAACACCGACAGTGGGACACGGCGCAGGAGGCTGCCAAAGCGAATACACGGCCGAGGAAACCCCAATGGTGGAATATGCCAACGTCCACTTTGCGCTGGAGACAATGCGCGAAGAAGCTCAATCAATAGGCAAGGATGGCCCGCGAGTGCTTCTTCTCGGCTCTGAAAACACCGGAAAGACCAGTTTGGCTAAAATCCTAACTGCCTATGCGACGAAGATCGGCCGTCAGCCGTTGGTCGTGAACCTCGACCCTACCGAGGGTATGCTGGGTGTCCCTGGTACACTGACTGCGACTGCCTTCCGCACCATCTTAGACGTTGAAGATGGTTGGGGAAGTAGTCCCATGTCCGGGCCCAGTCCCGTACCGGTCAAGCTGCCGCTTGTGTACAGTTACCCGATGCAAAGCCCGCTGGATGGCGAAGGCGCCGTGTACCGACCAGTCGTTTCGCGTCTTGCGCTATCCGTCACGGGCCGGATGgccgaagacgaggatgCCCGTGAAACGGGAATCATCGTTGATACGCCCGGAATCCTTGGCACAGACAAGCCGGGCACCATGGACCTCATCAACCACATTGTCACGGAGTTCTCGATCACCACGATCCTGGTTCTGGGTTCGGAGCGCCTGTACAGCACCGTTGCCAGACAATACGACAACAAGCCCACTTCCAGCGCAACAGCCACTGTCTTCGACGAGCACATCTCCGTCGTCAAGCTCTCTAAATCGGGTGGTTGTGCTGACCGTGACGAGGCCTTCCGCAAGGCAACGCGGGAGTCCCAAATCCGTTCCTACTTCTTCGGAAACCCCATcccctcttcctcgcccTCTTCCGCCATCACACTTTCTCCTCATGCACAGCAGCTTGACTTCGCCTCCCTTCCCGTATACAACTACACCGTCTCCTCCGCagatgacgaagacgaagacgaatATGACCCTTCCCAGCTGGGAACAGGCGATTCCTTCCTCCCCGGTGGTGGCGGCATGGATGACTACACCCCACAAGAAACAAAGCCAGACCTAGACCGCGCCGCCCCCCTTCCTGGTGTCGTAGGTTCATTCTCCGAATCCGCCGACCATGCGAATTTCAACGTCAACGGCAGCGTTCCTCTGAAGAAGGTCCTTCCACCTGCTCCCTCTGCTCTGGCAAATACCCTCCTTGCCATCACTCATGCCCCTGCGACGGCATCCCCCACCGAAGTCCGTGACGCCAGCATCATGGGCTTCTTGTATGTTGCCGACGTCGACGCGGACAAGGGCAAGATCCGTGTGCTTGCGCCTGTTGGTGGGAGAATGCCCCCACGCGCTATTATATGGGCGAAGCGTTGGCCTGGTGAGTTGGTGGGGTTGGTGGGTTAG
- a CDS encoding APSES transcription factor, putative, which yields MSRTLPKQFNPLITIEVAPTYDELLARRRLGQTNLSVKPAQIGTSNATKPENLGVFEYAHLRAPLPKDLEGSEIFPSHTSQQHPESYFLMRRSKDGFVSATGMFKIAFPWAKAEEERTEREYLKAREHTSEEEVAGNVWISPTFALELSKEYQMYDWVRALLDPTDIVQSPSSAKKHITPPPKFEIPSDEPHMSQRNRRGRSASPSKKLFSPRKPRSTRSTKDVASTPSTTAANASLQSALDTASALPDTILELRAVDGEMGVASSGSPAKHIRVRRATRSATAEPEEEAKEKKKEKKKSEKKEKKIEDIKEQEEVVGVLVADDAIEAVKSTHTTISLDMPIRLPEVPSAAETEEMIAQAKEMVEEAIKAQAEGATAESTSVTTTIKRKAEDDDDDEDTSAESSQRAKKAKVLENKLKQERVRNRSIFGVSVAFALAASIPYFF from the exons ATGTCGCGAACACTCCCGAAACAGTTTAATCCGCTCATCACGATCGAGGTTGCTCCCACCT ATGACGAGCTTCTTGCCCGCCGTCGTCTTGGGCAGACCAACCTCTCTGTCAAGCCTGCCCAGATTGGCACCTCAAACGCAACCAAGCCCGAGAACCTGGGTGTATTCGAGtatgctcacctccgtgcTCCGCTGCCTAAGGATCTTGAGGGCTCTGAGATCTTTCCTTCCCACACCTCCCAACAACATCCTGAAAGTTACTTCTTGATG CGCCGTAGTAAAGATGGCTTTGTTAGCGCGACTGGAATGTTCAAAATTGCTTTTCCATGGgccaaggccgaggaagagagaaCAGAGCGCGAGTATCTGAAGGCTCGCGAGCATAccagcgaggaggaagttGCCGGTAATGTGTGGATCTCACCCACATTCG CTCTTGAGCTCTCCAAGGAATATCAAATGTATGATTGGGTGCGAGCACTGTTGGACCCAACCGACATTGTTCAAAGTCCTTCCAGCGCGAAGAAGCACATCACTCCCCCGCCGAAATTCGAAATCCCCTCCGATGAGCCCCACATGTCGCAGCGCAATCGCAGAGGTCGGTCCGCTTCTCCAAGCAAGAAGTTGTTCTCTCCTCGAAAGCCCCGCAGCACCCGCAGCACCAAGGATGTTGCTAGCACTCCGTCCACAACAGCTGCAAACGCTAGCCTTCAGTCGGCATTAGACACAGCTTCAGCCCTCCCGGACACGATTCTTGAGTTGCGAGCTGTGGATGGCGAAATGGGGGTAGCGTCAAGCGGATCTCCTGCAAAGCATATCAGAGTGCGCAGGGCCACGAGATCTGCTACCGCGGAGCCCGAAGAGGAAgcgaaggaaaagaagaaggaaaagaagaagtccgagaagaaagagaaaaagataGAGGATATCAAGGAACAGGAGGAGGTTGTCGGGGTATTAGTGGCCGATGATGCCATTGAGGCTGTCAAGTCCACTCACACCACCATTTCCCTAGATATGCCTATCCGTCTTCCAGAAGTGCCCTCTGCCGCGGAGACCGAAGAAATGATTGCTCAGGCCAAGGAGATGGTGGAAGAGGCAATCAAGGCGCAGGCCGAAGGCGCTACTGCCGAGTCGACATCTGTTACGACGACCATCAAGCGCAAGGCCGaggatgacgacgatgacgaagatACATCGGCCGAATCTTCTCAACGAGCCAAGAAAGCCAAGGTGCTCGAGAACAAGCTCAAGCAGGAGCGTGTCCGTAACCGCTCTATCTTCGGTGTCTCTGTGGCCTTCGCCCTTGC GGCCTCCATCCCATACTTTTTCTAA
- a CDS encoding RHO protein GDP dissociation inhibitor translates to MADQHDDELASTATEGFKVGEKKTLDEYNQLDKDDEALNRWKASLGLNSGDPIADPNDPRKCIIKSLALQVDGREDVVIDLSSPGSVDSLKDKPFTIKEGSKFHIKVTFQVHHEVLSGLKYLQVVKRKGIRVSKDEEMLGSYAPNTTSKVDYSKEFNEEEAPSGMIARGHYNAVSKFIDDDQHTHLLFEWSFDISKDW, encoded by the exons ATGGCCGACCAGCACGACGACGAGCTCGCCTCCACCGCTACTGAGGGTTTCAAGgtgggagagaagaagactcTTGACGAGTACAACCAGCTCG ACAAGGACGATGAAGCTCTGAACCGCTGGAAGGCTTCCTTGGGTCTCAACTCCGGTGATCCTATTGCTGATCCCAACGACCCTCGCAAGTGTATCATCAAATCCTTGGCTCTGCAGGTTGACGGGCGTGAGGATGTTGTTATCGATCTGTCCTCCCCGGGCTCAGTTGACAGCCTTAAGGATAAGCCTTTCACGATCAAGGAGGGCTCCAAGTTCCACATCAAGGTTACCTTCCAAGTCCACCATGAAGTCCTGAGTGGCCTCAAGTACCTGCAGGTTGTCAAGCGGAAGGGGATCCGGGTCAGCAAGGACGAGGAGATGTTGGGCAGCTACGCGCCCAACACTACCTCCAAGGTTGATTACTCCAAGGAAT TCAATGAGGAGGAGGCACCGTCTGGCATGATCGCCCGTGGCCACTACAACGCCGTTTCGAAGTTCATTGACGATGACCAGCACACTCATCTGCTGTTCGAGTGGTCCTTTGACATTTCCAAGGACTGGTAA